A genomic window from Elaeis guineensis isolate ETL-2024a chromosome 3, EG11, whole genome shotgun sequence includes:
- the LOC140856062 gene encoding uncharacterized protein has product MMNISPAFDFLHDHFQEHNDIIIQTVRELQKATRIIQTLCSEAKGSKRTMVTRNVPATKRSLERFVFHVKALLHNTSSGCSFWMGNLKHKDLSGHVVSSQVYDNGNDDINREAENLTEVEPRVLSDDSSQRDDGN; this is encoded by the exons ATGATGAATATTTCTCCAGCATTTGACTTCTTACATGACCATTTCCAAGAACACAATGACATTATAATTCAAACG GTCAGAGAGCTTCAAAAGGCAACAAGAATTATACAGACCTTGTGTTCTGAGGCCAAG GGGTCAAAACGGACAATGGTCACACGCAATGTTCCTGCTACTAAGAGGTCTTTGGAGCGCTTTGTGTTCCATGTCAAGGCTTTGTTACACAATACCTcaagtgggtgcagtttttggatgg GCAATTTAAAACACAAGGATTTAAGTGGTCATGTGGTAAGTTCCCAAGTGTATGACAATGGAAATGATGACATTAATAGAGAAGCAGAAAATCTAACGGAGGTAGAGCCTAGGGTTCTTTCTGACGATAGCAGCCAACGAGATGATGGGAACTGA